From a single Aspergillus puulaauensis MK2 DNA, chromosome 2, nearly complete sequence genomic region:
- a CDS encoding BSD domain-containing protein (COG:S;~EggNog:ENOG410PK3G;~InterPro:IPR005607,IPR035925;~PFAM:PF03909) has product MDIYDHVQGDLFSNDQTKNGGSQEDASKSNEPAVDLNTELQETFRAFSASPWGSRLGDIWGTVRKQGETYYEGARQEYAAASEEAVKGFSDLKESLVGRTRGLSLGTALGTTEQGTTDGSLTPTESSAEYPSKTEQQKDGGDQKAAAGDSFLTRFKAEAARRLKEIEKAEEAADEAIMRFGMNITQKLREAVTIVPPEEESGSKMLFESKDAEGKRVIHATRFEAQLHVIHTTLESFLKDPASDKWPEFQKSFNIDEKTGSIAADLEKYPELRTAMEKLVPEKVQYTDFWSRYYFLRLVIETEEQKRKELLKGANAKEEEEVGWDDDSDDDTDSPSTPQVSDKAKSSKDAAPPASTESNTLKPNEPRRSNDQGSQPDSESSYDLVSGATSRTPASPREKSKDDDSDDDWE; this is encoded by the exons GGAGATCTTTTCTCCAACGATCAAACCAAGAACGGAGGGTCCCAGGAGGATGCGTCCAAGTCCAACGAACCGGCCGTCGACCTGAACACCGAGCTGCAGGAGACTTTCCGTGCCTTTTCCGCAAGCCCCTGGGGCTCACGCCTGGGTGATATCTGGGGCACCGTCCGCAAGCAGGGAGAGACTTACTACGAAGGCGCTCGACAGGAATACGCCGCGGCTAGTGAGGAAGCTGTCAAGGGTTTCTCCGATCTCAAAGAAAGTCTTGTTGGGCGGACGAGGGGCTTATCACTCGGCACAGCGTTAGGCACCACTGAACAAGGTACAACAGACGGCTCCCTGACACCTACTGAATCCAGCGCCGAATATCCCTCGAAGACAGAACAGCAGAAAGATGGCGGCGACCAGAAGGCTGCTGCCGGCGACAGCTTTCTCACTCGCTTCAAGGCGGAGGCGGCTCGACGGCTGAaagagattgagaaggcAGAGGAAGCTGCAGACGAGGCGATTATGCGGTTCGGAATGAATATCACGCAGAAATTACGAGAGGCTGTTACAATCGTGCCCCCGGAGGAGGAGTCGGGCTCGAAGATGCTGTTCGAGAGCAAAGATGCTGAAGGCAAGAGGGTTATTCATGCTACACGTTTTGAAGCTCAGCTTCATGTCATCCACACGACCCTCGAGAGCTTCCTCAAGGATCCTGCTAGTGACAAGTGGCCCGAGTTCCAAAAATCATTCAACATCGATGAGAAAACTGGGTCTATTGCTGCGGATCTGGAAAAGTACCCTGAATTGCGCACCGCAATGGAGAAGCTTGTCCCGGAGAAGGTGCAGTACACGGATTTCTGGTCTCGGTATTATTTCCTCCGTCTTGTTATCGAAACcgaggagcagaagaggaaggagctACTCAAGG GTGCCAACGccaaggaagaggaagaagttggTTGGGATGACGACTCTGACGATGATACCGACTCTCCTTCGACTCCCCAGGTCTCGGACAAGGCCAAGAGCAGCAAGGATGCTGCCCCTCCAGCCTCTACAGAATCCAACACCCTGAAACCCAACGAGCCCCGTCGATCGAATGACCAGGGTTCGCAACCCGACAGCGAGTCCAGCTACGATCTCGTCAGCGGTGCCACTAGTCGAACTCCCGCTAGCCCTAGAGAGAAAtccaaggacgatgacagcgATGATGATTGGGAGTAG